CTGGTTCTGGTAACGCGACCAATGGACAGCCGATCAAAAAATCCCCAGGAGTTAGCACTCGTAGGTCACTTGGGTTAGGTGATTGTGGCACAAGTGGCCTTGAGTTGAGCACAGCTTCAATTCTGTAAGCTAAGGTGGACATTTCCTCAAATGTCAACAGCTGACTACCAATAACTCGTTTGAGATGATATTTTGTTGACTTCACAGCTGCTTCCCACAGTCCCCCAAAATGAGGGGCTGCAGGAGGATTGAAATGCCATTGGCATGGAATCTGGGTGGAACAGAGTTCCCGAAGAACTGGATCTCGCAAATGAGCGCGTAATAGTGCATCAGCGCCTTGGAAGTTTGTTCCACAATCAGAATAGATATGAGCTGGAATACCCCGTCGTGAAATGAAACGATGTAATGCAGCTATGAACGCATGTGTGGATAAGTCAGAAACGACCTCTATATGTACTGCCTTGATTGCCGTACAGACAAAGATCGCCAGATACACTTCACTGAGCGAGCATTGCGGCGTCTCCCTTCCTTAATCCATAATGGGCCTGAGTAGTCNNNNNNNNNNNNNNNNNNNNNNNNNNNNNNNNNNNNNNNNNNNNNNNNNNaaaataaaaaaataaaaaaacacacatcattgtaaaatcaatacattcatcgttccactcagaatcNNNNNNNNNNNNNNNNNNNNNNNNNNNNNNNNNNNNNNNNNNNNNNNNNNNNNNNNNNNNNNNNNNNNNNNNNNNNNNNNNNNNNNNNNNNNNNNNNNNNCACGTTCCGATACCTTCACATATCACAGTCGCTCGTTTAAGGCATCACCCACTAAGCGTTCGGTATTATCAGCTATTGCACAAATGTATGACCCACTTGGATTGCTAGCCCCTATCATATTTTGGGCGAAATGTTTCATGCAGACCTTGTGGAAAAGCGGATACACCTGGGATCAGCCCATTTCAAATGAACTATCGTCATCATGGAAAACATTTTCGTCAGAGTTACCCAGTGTAGCTTCACTCAAAATACCCAGGTATATTCCGATCGATCAGTCCTGTCATGTTCAGTTACTCGGTTTTTCCGATGCGTCAAAGAAGGGATTTGCCGTGGTTGTCTATATTCGGTTAGAATATCCTTCAAAATCTTCAACGGTACATTTAATAACTGCAAAATCAAAAGTGGCACCCCTGAAGTCCGGAAATATCGATGAGTCGTTATCTATTCCACGATTGGAACTTTGTGGGGCCCTGCTACTCGCCCAAACATTACATCGTATTCAACAAACCCTTgccaaaatagtaaatatctcCGCTATGCACGCATGGACGGATTCCACTGTAGTGCTCGCGTGGATCACCGCTcaccaaatacaatttaaggtATTCGTGACAAACCAGTTGAATAAGATCGCGGAATTGATACCATCGTACACATGGCGTCACGTTTCCACGCTGGATAACCCAGCAGACTGTGAAGCACTGTCCCATCACCTATACTGGACCGGCCCCAAGTTCCTGCGTCAACCAGTGAATGGCTGGTCGTCCACTGGTTGTAACGTCATGCCACCCGACTTACTCCCAGAACGGCAGTCCACTACAGAATCAAGTCATCTTGTCACCGTTCCGACACTCAACACCGATTGGTTACAGCGTTTTTCTTCATTCACTCGAATCACTCGAATTGTCGCATACATGTATCGGTTTATATTTCGTATTCGAAACCAATTTTCATATTCTGGTTTTATTCATTGGTCAGAGCTACAGCATGCTCTCAAGGTAATCGTGAAAGTAGCTCAATCGAATGACTTTCGATAATTAATCAAGACCTTGTCATGCAACAAAAATGGTACAATTCCACTATCTGTGGCGCGTCTTGCGCCATTCCTAGATACTGAAGGAATTGTTCGAGTAGGAGGACGCATACGAAATTCAAGGTCCAAGGAGGATTTCAAATTCCCAATATTATTGCCGAAGTCCTGCGTACTCACTACATTACTCGTGCGTCATTATCACATCAACCATTTGCATGCAGGGCCCCAACTGGTGTCAACCTTGTTATCTGTTCGTTTTTGGATATTGTCGAGTCGGTCCATCATTCGTTCACTCATATTCAAATGTGTGGCGTGTGCAAGACAACGAGCCACTCGGCCTACACCGATTATGGGAGACTTGCCAAATTTTCGAGTTTGTCCCTCGAGGCCATTCAACAACGTCGGCATTGACTACGCAGGTCCATTATGGATTAAGGAAGGGAGACGCCGCAATGCTCGCTCAGTGAAGTGTTATCTGGCGATCTTTGTCTGTACGGCAATCAAGGCAGTACATATAGAGGTCGTTTCTGACTTATCCACACCTGCGTTCAAAGCTGCATTACATCGTTTCATTTCACGACGGGGTATTCCAGCTCATATCTATTCTGATTGTGGAACAAACTTCCAAGGCGCTGATGCACTATTACACGCTCATTTGCGAGATCCAGTTCTTCGGGAACTCTGTTCCACCCAGATTCCATGCCAATGGCATTTCAATCCTCCTGCAGCCCCTCATTTTGGGGGACTGTGGGAAGCAGCTGTGAAGTTAACCAAATATCATCTCAAACGAGTTATTGGTAGTCAGCTGTTGACATTTGAGGAAATGTCCACCTTAGCTCACAGAATTGAAGCTGTGCTCAACTCAAGGCCACTTGTGCCACAATCACCTGACCCAAGTGACCTACGAGTGCTAACTCCTGGGGATTTTTTGATCGGCTGTCCATTGGTCGCGTTACCAGAACCAGATCTGACCTCCACGCCAATGAACCGGTTATCTCGATGGCAATTACTAACCCAGTTCCAACAATCGTTTTGGAAACGTTGGTCATCAGAATACCTGACTACGCTTCAGGGCCGGTCGAAATAGTATCGTAAGCAAAGGAACATCGCAGTTGGAGACCTGGTGATAGTGCATCATCCAAATACATCTCCAACACATTGGAAATTAGGGAGGGTCGAGATGACCCATCCGGGCGAGGATGGAGTGGTCAGGGTCGTTACCGTTAGAACAAGTGACGGAAGTTACAAACGGCCCGTCGTTAAGTTAGCAGTTCTGCCTGTCGAGGATGAACAGGATTCCTGACTTGTTCTCCTCTACTAAAGCTTAGCATTCCCCTGTTCCATAGTTCAACTCCTTGATTGTAAACTTGTGTAGAGATATTTCTCAATTAGATTTAAGTTAGCATATAAGCATCAAACCTATCAACTTTAGCATACTGGTCAACTTTGAAAGTCTACGTCTTCCAAGGGGGGAGTATGTTGCCGCCACACGCAACATGTGACAACGCCGGGGTGCGTACATTGCACCGTTACACCTGACGACAACCAGTCGCCCGCGTATCACGCGGCCGGTCGGAATCATGACTGATACGCGagcatgttttgttttttttatcatcgttCTCATGATCAGCTGACGGTCGTCGTCGTTCGTTGACACGGTCGCTCCATTTTTGCAAAAAGTTGTGTTCTTTTTCGTTGAACGACATTTCGTCTATCGTTGTGCCGTATTACTCGCCGACGTGTAGACCGTACACTCATTTTTGGCAGCGTGCGTATTATTCGCGCGTCGTGTAATCCGTTTACCGTTGTGCCGTATTATTCGCCGACGTGTAGACCGTACACACTTTTTGGCAGCGTGCGTATTATTCGCGCGTCTTGTAATCCGTTTACCGTTGTGCCGTATTATTCGCCGACGTGTAGGTATACCGTACGCCATACATTCCTCTTTACCAACGTGTGTACCTCGGTGCGTATTGTTCTCCGTTTCGGTTCTTTACCACACCATCACGATCAAGAGGCTGTCCCGCACCAGTTGATGTCGCAGTCCACTCACCACGTCGCGGACACGTAATGTTAAATTAgcttatattcaatatatatgaTGTATGATAAGTTGTTATAACTTAAGTCCGTAGGttaagtgcccccccccccccccccgtccaCAAgcgtgtattactattattaagactataataatataagcatgtATATAGCCTACtgttaaaaatgtcatttacCTACTCTAGTCCTATCTAATTCCGGCAACCACCACACTGCACTACCACCTCAATCTGTAGCGAGGTTAGTGTATGCAACATGTTGGTCCTTCGAGCCGGATagatcatactatattatacagtccactaataataaaaaaaatatataattttttaaaaaaaaaaaaacattggtaACCATGCCCCTCTCTGCATCGGATATCGAGCGTGCAGACCGTGCTCTGAAACGTACAATTGCCAAACGAGATGCATCAATAgcccaaattaatttattacatgcTT
This DNA window, taken from Acyrthosiphon pisum isolate AL4f unplaced genomic scaffold, pea_aphid_22Mar2018_4r6ur Scaffold_20759;HRSCAF=22051, whole genome shotgun sequence, encodes the following:
- the LOC103309319 gene encoding uncharacterized protein LOC103309319; translation: MNAVHIEVVSDLSTHAFIAALHRFISRRGIPAHIYSDCGTNFQGADALLRAHLRDPVLRELCSTQIPCQWHFNPPAAPHFGGLWEAAVKSTKYHLKRVIGSQLLTFEEMSTLAYRIEAVLNSRPLVPQSPNPSDLRVLTPGDFLIGCPLVALPEPDLTSTPMNWLSRWQLLTQFQQSFWKRWSSEYLTTLQGRSKWYRKQRNIAVGDLVIVHHPNTSPTHWKLGRVELTHPGEDGVVRVVTIRTSDGSYKRPVVKLAVLPVEDEQDS
- the LOC103310151 gene encoding uncharacterized protein LOC103310151, translated to MGDLPNFRVCPSRPFNNVGIDYAGPLWIKEGRRRNARSVKCYLAIFVCTAIKAVHIEVVSDLSTPAFKAALHRFISRRGIPAHIYSDCGTNFQGADALLHAHLRDPVLRELCSTQIPCQWHFNPPAAPHFGGLWEAAVKLTKYHLKRVIGSQLLTFEEMSTLAHRIEAVLNSRPLVPQSPDPSDLRVLTPGDFLIGCPLVALPEPDLTSTPMNRLSRWQLLTQFQQSFWKRWSSEYLTTLQGRSK